A window of the Methanoregula sp. UBA64 genome harbors these coding sequences:
- a CDS encoding 50S ribosomal protein L18e, protein MTRTVEKTNPRLTNLILLLKNTSRENEAKIWREIAGRLETPNRNYAEVNLSKINRYAQNGETIIVPGKVLGSGMLEQSVKVAALNFSASATSKIADAKGQCMTIEQLLKDNPKGSGVRILR, encoded by the coding sequence ATGACAAGAACCGTGGAGAAGACGAACCCCCGTCTTACCAACCTCATCTTACTCTTGAAGAACACGTCGAGAGAGAATGAGGCAAAGATCTGGCGCGAAATTGCAGGCAGGCTGGAGACCCCGAACCGGAACTACGCCGAGGTCAACCTGTCCAAGATCAACCGCTACGCCCAGAACGGCGAGACGATCATCGTCCCGGGCAAGGTGCTGGGCAGCGGCATGCTGGAGCAGTCCGTAAAGGTTGCCGCGCTGAACTTTTCTGCATCGGCGACAAGCAAGATCGCGGACGCAAAAGGGCAGTGCATGACCATCGAACAGCTGTTAAAGGACAACCCCAAGGGTAGCGGTGTCCGGATCCTGAGGTGA
- a CDS encoding DNA-directed RNA polymerase subunit D, which translates to MEIEFASLDDNLARFTLSGAKPGFANAFRRAMIGEVPTLAIEDVRIYDNTSALFDEMLAHRLGLIPIKTDLSSYSTQESCSCGGAGCPSCTSTYTLSVEGPKMVMSSDLIPQDPKAAPVYDNVPIVKLTKGQKLVIEARAVLNKGTVHAKWQPTLVCGYKNHPIITISDTCDACGMCVDECPRTILAVKGKKVTVIEGKLPDCSMCKLCERACLASGIGEEPAIKITAEPDRYIFVVEGDGSLPVKEIMVQALSFVKEQADELERQTSEISGEEKK; encoded by the coding sequence ATGGAGATCGAATTCGCGAGTCTGGACGACAATCTGGCACGTTTCACCCTTTCGGGAGCGAAGCCCGGATTTGCCAATGCGTTCCGGCGTGCAATGATCGGCGAAGTGCCGACCCTTGCCATCGAGGACGTGCGCATCTACGATAACACGAGCGCACTCTTCGACGAAATGCTGGCGCACCGGCTCGGGCTCATCCCAATCAAGACCGATCTCAGCAGTTACTCGACTCAGGAATCATGTTCGTGCGGAGGGGCGGGATGCCCGTCCTGCACGTCGACTTACACGCTCAGCGTTGAGGGTCCGAAAATGGTCATGTCAAGCGACCTCATCCCGCAGGACCCCAAAGCCGCGCCCGTGTACGACAACGTCCCCATCGTGAAACTCACGAAGGGACAGAAACTGGTTATCGAGGCCCGTGCCGTGCTCAATAAGGGCACGGTGCATGCGAAATGGCAGCCGACCCTCGTCTGCGGGTACAAGAATCACCCGATCATTACGATCAGTGACACCTGCGATGCGTGCGGGATGTGCGTGGACGAATGCCCGCGCACGATCCTTGCAGTCAAGGGCAAGAAGGTTACCGTTATCGAGGGCAAACTTCCCGACTGCTCCATGTGCAAGCTCTGCGAACGGGCCTGCCTGGCAAGCGGAATCGGTGAAGAACCGGCAATCAAGATCACCGCCGAACCCGACCGGTATATCTTTGTGGTCGAAGGCGACGGTTCGCTGCCGGTAAAAGAGATCATGGTGCAGGCGCTCTCCTTTGTTAAGGAGCAGGCCGATGAGCTGGAGAGACAGACAAGCGAAATTTCAGGGGAGGAGAAGAAATGA
- a CDS encoding 30S ribosomal protein S11: MAANEKEKWGVAHIFASFNNTIITVTDLSGAETVTKSSGGMVVKQDRNESSPYAAMQMAANVAAIAREKGIVGVHVKVRAPGQGKQRSPGPGAQAAIRALARAGMRIGRIEDVTPVPHDSCRPKGGRRGRRV, encoded by the coding sequence ATGGCGGCAAACGAGAAGGAAAAGTGGGGCGTAGCACACATCTTCGCCTCCTTTAACAACACGATCATCACCGTCACCGATCTCTCGGGCGCGGAAACCGTCACCAAGTCGAGCGGCGGCATGGTCGTCAAGCAGGACCGGAACGAGAGTTCCCCGTATGCAGCCATGCAGATGGCCGCAAACGTTGCCGCAATCGCCCGCGAAAAGGGCATTGTCGGCGTCCATGTGAAAGTCCGTGCACCCGGCCAGGGCAAACAGCGCAGCCCCGGGCCCGGCGCACAGGCAGCAATCCGTGCGCTTGCCCGTGCCGGCATGCGCATCGGCCGTATCGAAGACGTCACGCCCGTCCCGCACGACTCATGCCGTCCTAAGGGAGGCAGACGGGGAAGGAGAGTGTGA
- a CDS encoding 30S ribosomal protein S4, with amino-acid sequence MGYPGKNHKSYQTPKRPWEKTRIEEETRLVIEYGLRNKREVWKAQSHLRKYRKAARDLLALKSNGTAEERVEAKKTELISHMQRAGLLSADADIDNVLALKVQAQLERRLQTMVYRKGLARSPKQARQFVTHGHIAINGQRVTVPGYVVRRGEENGISYYGKSPYTDGAHAERVRITKPAGAAAAGPATGAGVN; translated from the coding sequence ATGGGATACCCAGGCAAGAACCATAAGTCCTACCAGACGCCCAAGCGCCCGTGGGAGAAGACCCGGATCGAGGAAGAGACCCGGCTTGTCATCGAGTACGGCCTGCGCAACAAGCGTGAGGTCTGGAAGGCACAGAGCCACCTGAGGAAGTACCGCAAGGCCGCCCGTGACCTGCTCGCCCTCAAGTCGAACGGCACGGCAGAAGAACGCGTCGAGGCAAAGAAGACCGAGCTCATCAGCCACATGCAGCGTGCCGGTCTCCTGAGTGCAGATGCGGACATCGATAACGTCCTCGCGCTCAAGGTCCAGGCCCAGCTCGAACGCCGGCTCCAGACCATGGTCTACCGGAAAGGCCTCGCCCGCTCGCCGAAACAGGCACGTCAGTTCGTTACCCACGGCCACATCGCAATCAACGGCCAGCGTGTCACCGTCCCGGGATACGTTGTAAGGCGCGGTGAGGAAAACGGCATCTCCTACTACGGCAAGTCGCCGTACACCGATGGTGCCCACGCAGAACGTGTCCGGATCACCAAACCCGCAGGTGCAGCGGCAGCAGGCCCGGCAACCGGCGCAGGGGTGAACTAA
- a CDS encoding 30S ribosomal protein S13 encodes MAQEEEIRYFVRVGTTDLDGTKSVRVALTGIKGVGRHTSTVISRMAQVDGYAKLGLMDEESVNRIRAAVEKYAGSIPAWMANRPKDLYTGEDKHLFGTDVTLTRDEDVNMMRKIRCYRGIRHETGQKVRGQRTKSTGRTGITVGVKKTKEGQGGN; translated from the coding sequence ATGGCTCAGGAAGAAGAAATAAGATATTTTGTCCGGGTCGGTACCACCGATCTGGACGGCACGAAGTCGGTGCGGGTAGCACTGACCGGCATCAAGGGTGTCGGCAGGCATACCTCCACGGTCATCTCCCGGATGGCCCAGGTAGACGGGTACGCAAAGCTCGGTCTCATGGATGAGGAGTCGGTCAACCGGATCCGCGCCGCAGTTGAGAAGTACGCCGGGAGCATCCCTGCATGGATGGCAAACCGTCCCAAGGATCTCTACACCGGTGAGGACAAGCACCTCTTCGGCACCGACGTCACGCTCACCCGCGACGAAGATGTCAACATGATGAGGAAGATCCGCTGCTACCGTGGCATCCGCCACGAAACCGGCCAGAAGGTCCGCGGGCAGCGCACCAAGTCCACCGGCAGAACCGGCATCACCGTCGGTGTCAAGAAGACCAAGGAAGGACAGGGGGGTAACTAA
- a CDS encoding DUF456 domain-containing protein, with protein MKKTGAVIRRLVDPGLPYMGEAAGAAVASILGNFIMGPPGAMIGAAGGKSITDLFTRAGKEIDEKYISRRESAKIGAVAGFALLRIKINNEKEMSLRSDGFFISDSINDRSSADEILEGTLLAAKNEHEEKKLRYYGNFIGNIAFDSEVDRYQANFLLRIAGRLTYRQMCILAVINKKSKYTLSSDFKKWDAALNRNEKSIIREIEELKLLNVVYSTNEYMMGGGIAGNSTPQQLDLKDVGSLLYNLMNLDEIEENDLSTLVLSLSKQNESVEGT; from the coding sequence ATGAAGAAGACTGGGGCAGTAATTCGCAGATTAGTCGACCCCGGCCTACCATATATGGGTGAGGCGGCAGGGGCTGCTGTGGCCTCGATTCTTGGTAATTTTATTATGGGCCCTCCGGGTGCGATGATAGGTGCTGCGGGTGGGAAATCAATTACAGATCTTTTCACTCGGGCTGGTAAGGAGATTGATGAAAAATACATAAGTCGACGTGAGAGTGCTAAAATTGGAGCGGTAGCAGGCTTTGCACTGTTAAGAATAAAAATCAATAATGAAAAAGAAATGTCTCTTCGATCTGATGGGTTTTTCATTTCGGATTCAATTAATGATCGTTCTTCCGCAGATGAAATACTTGAGGGAACATTACTTGCCGCAAAAAATGAGCATGAAGAAAAAAAACTAAGATATTATGGGAATTTCATAGGAAATATTGCATTTGACTCGGAAGTTGACCGGTATCAAGCGAACTTTCTATTGCGAATAGCGGGACGTCTTACTTATAGACAGATGTGTATTTTGGCTGTTATTAACAAGAAATCCAAATACACTCTTAGTTCGGATTTTAAAAAATGGGATGCCGCACTAAATAGGAATGAAAAGAGCATCATTCGAGAAATTGAGGAGCTAAAATTGTTGAATGTTGTCTATTCTACAAATGAGTATATGATGGGAGGAGGGATTGCTGGGAACTCTACGCCTCAACAATTGGATCTTAAAGATGTGGGGAGCTTACTTTACAATCTCATGAATCTTGATGAAATCGAAGAAAATGATTTATCGACCCTTGTTCTCTCCCTAAGTAAACAAAACGAATCTGTGGAGGGTACTTAA
- a CDS encoding AbrB/MazE/SpoVT family DNA-binding domain-containing protein, with protein MDVAITRMSSKGQIVIPASMRENIPEGEKLLIIRDGERYILKPLAELEPALKEDLLFAEETEQAFEEYRKGAFTKKAASEFRDELAAW; from the coding sequence ATGGATGTCGCTATCACCCGCATGAGTTCGAAAGGCCAGATCGTCATTCCCGCATCGATGAGGGAGAATATTCCCGAAGGAGAAAAACTTCTCATCATCAGGGACGGCGAGCGGTATATCCTCAAGCCGCTTGCCGAGCTCGAACCGGCCCTCAAAGAAGACCTCCTGTTTGCCGAGGAAACCGAGCAGGCATTCGAGGAATACCGGAAAGGTGCGTTTACCAAAAAGGCCGCATCAGAATTCCGTGATGAGCTTGCCGCATGGTAA
- a CDS encoding type II toxin-antitoxin system RelE family toxin codes for MVTVAYHPRFEKTIRKIRDSQLKERVKHQIIRIIEDPDTGKPMRYARRDTREVYIPPFRLSYFYDKKQDTIVFLALYHKDEQ; via the coding sequence ATGGTAACGGTAGCTTACCACCCCCGGTTTGAGAAAACGATCCGTAAGATCCGGGATTCCCAGCTCAAAGAGCGGGTAAAGCACCAGATCATCAGGATCATTGAGGATCCCGATACCGGAAAACCGATGCGGTATGCCCGCAGGGATACCCGCGAGGTATATATCCCGCCATTCCGGTTATCCTATTTTTACGATAAAAAACAGGATACGATTGTCTTTCTTGCACTTTACCACAAAGACGAACAATAA
- a CDS encoding CBS domain-containing protein yields the protein MTKELFVKDIMAKPTTISKSAKITEALDKMLDQGIDPLIALNNTSVVGTVSRQAIAEKLGSKQNTAIAPTAIHVASVVEEDFTSVYPDESVDVLIPLLQRYKLVVVYDSDHKLLGQVTAIDLLKKYPHTGSVKEAMEKAVTIEADERVVHLRRRMLDDTISRFVVTENSKPVGIVTETDVAVSMRKFREAVKDQHQDHQIRNLLVKDIMSSPLLSVELGAEYASVIDLMVKKNISTVPITEKGKLAGLVTRRSLVHAL from the coding sequence ATGACAAAGGAACTGTTTGTTAAAGATATCATGGCAAAACCAACGACCATATCCAAATCGGCAAAGATCACCGAAGCGCTCGACAAGATGCTCGATCAGGGGATCGATCCGCTGATCGCGCTCAACAATACGTCCGTTGTCGGGACGGTCTCACGGCAGGCCATAGCAGAGAAGCTCGGAAGCAAACAGAATACCGCCATCGCCCCGACTGCCATCCACGTGGCAAGCGTGGTCGAGGAGGACTTCACGAGCGTTTATCCCGACGAGAGCGTCGACGTGCTCATCCCCCTGCTCCAGCGCTACAAACTGGTGGTCGTGTACGACAGCGACCACAAGCTGCTCGGGCAGGTGACGGCAATCGACCTGTTAAAGAAGTACCCGCACACCGGCTCGGTAAAAGAAGCAATGGAGAAGGCGGTGACGATCGAGGCTGACGAGCGCGTGGTCCACCTCCGGCGCCGGATGCTCGACGATACCATCTCCCGGTTCGTGGTGACCGAGAACAGTAAGCCGGTGGGGATCGTGACCGAGACGGATGTGGCAGTCTCGATGCGGAAGTTCCGGGAGGCAGTCAAAGACCAGCACCAGGATCACCAGATCCGGAACCTGCTTGTCAAGGACATTATGAGCTCGCCGCTCCTCTCGGTGGAGCTTGGCGCGGAGTACGCGAGCGTGATCGATCTGATGGTCAAAAAGAACATCAGCACGGTGCCGATCACCGAGAAGGGCAAGCTGGCCGGCCTCGTAACCCGGCGGTCGCTGGTCCATGCGCTGTAA
- a CDS encoding CBS domain-containing protein produces MNRNERATGPGDRLLKMRGKLDRGPVEFKSHIVQQEGEVMAIATRDVVSVPPTQSIISAVAAMTECGFRRLPVTDAGTKKIRGIVTSGDVINLMGGGDKYKLVRVRHHGNLLAAVNESVRTIMTPRPETLQKDARVIDALSLIVGKKIGGLPIVDADGVLLGIITERDVLRMLAAEHSPLAVEDVMTSSLRVIAPDSPIGTATKDMTKYRFRRLPVVSDDVLFGIVTATDIMRYLGSREVFGRLTTGNIAEVMNLPVRTLMAGSLVTTTPGTPVNEAAREMLERNIGALPVIENARLVGLVTEFDLVRAFSEE; encoded by the coding sequence ATGAACCGCAACGAGCGGGCCACCGGCCCCGGTGACCGGCTCCTTAAGATGCGGGGCAAACTCGACCGGGGGCCGGTCGAGTTCAAGTCCCATATCGTACAGCAGGAAGGCGAGGTGATGGCGATCGCTACCCGCGACGTTGTCTCCGTGCCTCCCACGCAGAGTATCATCAGCGCCGTGGCAGCGATGACGGAGTGCGGCTTTCGCCGTCTCCCGGTCACCGATGCCGGCACAAAGAAGATCCGGGGGATCGTAACCTCGGGCGACGTGATCAACCTCATGGGCGGGGGCGACAAGTACAAGCTTGTCCGCGTCCGGCACCACGGCAACCTGCTGGCGGCGGTCAACGAGAGCGTCCGCACGATCATGACGCCCCGGCCCGAGACGCTGCAGAAGGATGCACGGGTGATCGATGCCCTTTCCCTTATCGTGGGAAAGAAGATCGGCGGGCTCCCGATCGTTGACGCTGACGGTGTCCTGTTGGGGATCATCACCGAACGCGACGTGCTCCGGATGCTTGCCGCGGAGCACAGCCCGCTTGCGGTCGAGGACGTAATGACGTCCTCCCTGCGGGTGATAGCCCCCGACAGCCCGATCGGGACTGCCACAAAGGACATGACGAAGTACCGCTTCCGCCGGCTCCCCGTGGTCAGCGACGACGTGCTCTTCGGGATCGTGACCGCGACCGACATCATGCGGTACCTCGGGAGCAGGGAGGTCTTTGGCCGGCTCACGACCGGCAACATCGCGGAAGTGATGAACCTCCCGGTGCGGACCCTCATGGCGGGCAGCCTTGTGACCACGACCCCGGGCACACCGGTAAACGAGGCCGCCCGGGAGATGCTGGAGCGAAATATCGGGGCGCTTCCCGTTATCGAGAACGCCCGGCTCGTGGGCCTTGTAACGGAATTCGATCTCGTGCGGGCGTTCTCCGAAGAGTGA
- a CDS encoding CBS domain-containing protein: protein MLEIPVLDYHDGITKARQILRDDRFREIYVTGAKKDLLGYIDITDALKVTATKSNVTVEGYLKDAACAGPETSVEDVARAMREYRTDSAAITDCNRHILGGVLLADLFPVIISRNELAGSVSARMTKKVTTVSPEDTLPQVYGQIAGSGYCAFPVVKKKKLAGLISRRDLIRSGAMRLAIAGSSTKTVGDVMTREVITVSCGRPLADAARLMVDNDVSRLPVLDGDTLVGILDRHDVLAGLA from the coding sequence ATGCTTGAGATTCCGGTGCTCGATTACCATGACGGGATAACCAAGGCGCGGCAGATTCTCCGTGACGACCGGTTCCGCGAGATATACGTGACCGGCGCAAAAAAGGACCTGCTCGGGTATATCGATATCACCGATGCCCTCAAAGTGACGGCAACGAAATCGAACGTTACGGTCGAGGGGTACCTCAAGGATGCAGCATGCGCCGGTCCGGAGACTTCCGTTGAAGATGTGGCAAGGGCCATGCGGGAGTACCGTACCGACAGCGCAGCCATCACCGACTGCAACCGGCACATCCTCGGCGGGGTGCTCCTTGCCGACCTCTTCCCGGTCATCATATCGAGAAACGAGCTTGCCGGCAGCGTGTCGGCCCGGATGACAAAAAAGGTAACGACCGTCAGCCCGGAGGATACGCTTCCCCAGGTGTACGGGCAGATTGCCGGGAGCGGGTACTGTGCGTTCCCCGTGGTAAAGAAGAAAAAGCTCGCGGGCCTCATCTCCCGCCGCGACCTGATCCGGTCCGGCGCGATGAGATTGGCGATTGCCGGAAGCAGTACAAAGACAGTCGGGGACGTGATGACCCGGGAGGTCATCACGGTCTCGTGCGGACGCCCGCTTGCCGATGCGGCCCGGCTCATGGTGGATAACGATGTGAGCCGGCTGCCGGTCCTTGACGGGGATACCCTTGTCGGGATCCTCGACCGGCACGATGTCCTTGCCGGACTCGCGTAA
- a CDS encoding cyclic nucleotide-binding/CBS domain-containing protein, which translates to MKKTTNTIRFETRVPLSEVMKRNPIMVSIEANVAKAAKAMCREEVGSVIIVQRNRPIGIVTEEDINCKVVAKDLKPSTVQVNTIMSTPLITVSADKTVVDAAQMMVKHKVRRLPVVDKTDKVIGIVTVRDLLTISNEQNALLTDLIEINREEHFEVGMCSRCSQMSDDLKRVDSVLLCPRCREEDALT; encoded by the coding sequence ATGAAAAAGACAACCAACACGATCCGGTTTGAGACCCGCGTACCGTTAAGCGAAGTGATGAAAAGGAACCCGATCATGGTGAGCATCGAGGCCAATGTCGCAAAGGCGGCAAAAGCCATGTGCCGCGAAGAGGTCGGGAGCGTCATTATCGTCCAGAGGAACAGGCCCATTGGCATTGTGACCGAGGAGGACATCAACTGCAAGGTGGTGGCAAAGGACCTCAAGCCAAGTACAGTGCAGGTGAACACAATCATGAGCACGCCACTCATTACGGTGAGTGCGGATAAGACTGTAGTCGACGCAGCACAGATGATGGTCAAGCACAAGGTCAGAAGACTTCCCGTAGTTGACAAGACCGACAAGGTCATAGGAATCGTGACCGTCCGGGATCTCCTGACCATATCGAACGAACAGAACGCACTCCTGACCGATCTCATCGAGATCAACCGGGAGGAGCATTTCGAAGTAGGTATGTGCAGCCGCTGCAGCCAGATGTCTGATGATCTCAAGCGTGTGGATTCCGTCCTGCTCTGCCCCCGCTGTCGCGAGGAGGACGCCCTGACATGA
- a CDS encoding Era-like GTP-binding protein, whose product MTTFSTKLGNAKKKLSLFLKRFFKKKRTRIGIYGPPNAGKTTLANRIARDWTGDAVGPVSEIPHETRRARKREDIVITGANGHTVTIDIVDTPGVTTKIDYHEFLEFGMEKDEAIIRAREATEGVAEAMHWLREDIDGVIYMLDSSQDPFMQVNIMMVGIIESRDLPVIIVANKIDLPDAAPSRIRSAFPQHPVVAISGLEGRNTEELYEKMIQNFSG is encoded by the coding sequence ATGACGACATTTTCCACGAAACTGGGGAACGCAAAGAAGAAACTCTCCTTATTTCTCAAGCGGTTTTTCAAGAAGAAGCGGACCCGGATCGGGATCTACGGCCCGCCGAATGCGGGGAAGACGACGCTCGCAAACCGCATTGCCCGGGACTGGACCGGCGATGCGGTCGGCCCGGTGAGCGAGATCCCGCACGAGACCCGGAGGGCAAGGAAGCGCGAGGATATCGTAATCACGGGGGCAAACGGCCACACGGTAACGATCGATATCGTGGATACCCCGGGGGTTACGACAAAGATCGATTACCACGAGTTTCTGGAATTCGGGATGGAGAAAGACGAGGCGATCATCCGGGCCCGGGAGGCGACCGAAGGGGTTGCCGAGGCCATGCACTGGCTCCGCGAGGATATCGACGGCGTCATCTACATGCTCGACTCGAGCCAGGACCCCTTCATGCAGGTCAATATCATGATGGTCGGGATCATCGAGAGCCGGGACCTGCCGGTGATCATTGTGGCAAACAAGATCGATCTGCCCGATGCTGCGCCGTCACGGATCCGGAGCGCCTTTCCCCAGCACCCGGTGGTTGCCATCTCGGGGCTTGAAGGGCGTAACACGGAAGAGCTGTACGAGAAGATGATCCAGAACTTCTCCGGATAA
- a CDS encoding Zn-ribbon domain-containing protein has protein sequence MPHKCTKCGREYKDGSTEILKGCASCGNKKFIYVKESDINKDVYEEKSIEELAGESAEDVLEVAEPEIKKEPKQEAPAAAAAEVKADVKGKARKETGMFDRVETIRIVGPGSYELNIDKMAKSDERIVSVGGEEGSYIIDLMSMAKDDTKPKRSKRR, from the coding sequence ATGCCACACAAGTGCACAAAATGCGGCAGGGAGTACAAGGACGGGTCTACCGAGATCCTGAAAGGCTGTGCCAGCTGCGGCAACAAGAAGTTCATCTACGTCAAGGAGTCCGACATCAACAAGGACGTGTACGAGGAGAAGTCCATCGAGGAACTCGCGGGGGAGTCCGCAGAGGACGTTCTCGAAGTTGCTGAGCCGGAAATTAAAAAAGAGCCAAAACAGGAGGCTCCCGCCGCTGCTGCTGCCGAGGTAAAAGCGGACGTTAAGGGGAAAGCCAGAAAGGAGACCGGGATGTTCGACCGGGTCGAGACGATCCGGATCGTGGGCCCCGGTTCCTACGAGCTCAATATCGACAAGATGGCAAAGAGCGACGAGCGGATCGTGAGTGTCGGCGGCGAAGAGGGCAGCTACATCATCGACCTGATGTCGATGGCAAAGGACGACACGAAACCGAAGCGATCGAAGAGAAGGTAA
- a CDS encoding Bcr/CflA family efflux MFS transporter codes for MEPADAPVVPRPQKYLGNRGLIALIALLSAFVPLSTDMYLPALPGMGEYFGVSSNLTNLTLILFFVIFSFGMLVWGPLSDKYGRRPILIFGLVLYIAASMACAAAWGIWPLILFRCLQAAGGSAASAVATAMVKDVYAGRRQESVLAVVQSMVVLSPAIAPVLGAFMLPYTSWRGLFAVLGIIGIVSLAGAVLLSETIPEKSTRSVPQSLRRIGTVVKNPGFAALLLVFSLVSTASLAFIADSSYIYEDSFGLSQQWYSFYFAFNALALIAGPFLYLRLSRTFSRHAIILACFVTMIAGGTLIFFLGEIGPLIFAVVLFPASLMSACVRPPGAYLMLSQQKEDTGSAAALINCAGLLFGSAGMILVSMDAESLVHGLGMIYVAVGCICLAGWLLIGRYRLIKEMPDATGPA; via the coding sequence ATGGAACCCGCAGATGCACCGGTAGTGCCGCGCCCGCAAAAATATCTCGGCAACCGGGGCCTCATCGCACTTATCGCTCTGCTCTCCGCCTTTGTCCCGCTCTCCACGGACATGTACCTCCCGGCGCTCCCGGGCATGGGCGAGTACTTCGGCGTCTCCTCGAATCTCACCAACCTGACGCTCATCCTCTTCTTTGTCATCTTCTCGTTCGGGATGCTCGTCTGGGGGCCGCTCTCGGACAAGTACGGCCGCCGGCCGATCCTCATCTTCGGCCTTGTCCTCTACATTGCGGCAAGTATGGCCTGCGCCGCAGCATGGGGGATCTGGCCGCTCATCCTCTTCCGCTGCCTCCAGGCCGCCGGGGGAAGTGCTGCTTCCGCGGTTGCGACCGCGATGGTAAAGGACGTGTACGCGGGGCGCAGACAGGAGTCCGTGCTTGCCGTTGTCCAGTCCATGGTGGTCCTCTCCCCGGCAATCGCCCCGGTGCTCGGCGCCTTCATGCTCCCGTATACCTCGTGGCGTGGCCTCTTTGCCGTACTGGGGATCATCGGGATCGTCTCCCTTGCCGGGGCAGTCCTGCTCTCCGAGACCATCCCGGAGAAGAGCACGAGGAGCGTCCCGCAGTCCCTGCGCCGGATCGGGACGGTTGTAAAAAACCCGGGATTTGCAGCACTTCTCCTCGTCTTTTCGCTCGTGAGCACGGCCTCCCTCGCATTCATCGCCGATTCCTCCTACATCTATGAGGACAGCTTCGGCCTCTCGCAGCAGTGGTACAGCTTCTACTTCGCGTTCAACGCCCTTGCCCTGATCGCAGGGCCCTTCCTCTACCTCCGGCTCTCCCGAACGTTCTCGCGCCACGCGATCATCCTTGCCTGTTTTGTCACCATGATAGCCGGCGGGACACTGATCTTTTTCCTGGGGGAGATCGGGCCTTTGATCTTTGCCGTCGTCCTCTTCCCGGCCTCCCTGATGAGTGCCTGCGTCCGCCCTCCCGGGGCCTATCTCATGCTCTCGCAGCAGAAAGAAGATACCGGCTCTGCTGCGGCACTCATCAACTGCGCCGGCCTTCTCTTCGGGAGCGCCGGGATGATCCTTGTTTCAATGGACGCCGAGAGCCTTGTCCACGGTCTCGGGATGATCTACGTGGCGGTCGGGTGCATCTGCCTTGCCGGATGGCTTTTGATCGGACGGTACCGGCTGATAAAAGAGATGCCGGACGCCACCGGGCCTGCATAA
- a CDS encoding 30S ribosomal protein S15, which yields MARMHARRRGKSSSVRPARSEAPAWSNTDKAAIEKLIVDLRKEGTSSSMIGLVLRDRYGVPDVKLVTGKRIGDILKENQVSSEIPEDLRDLMIKALGLRKHLTENTKDLHNKRQLHLVEAKIRRLVRYYTGTKKLPAGFTYKPENAEILLSR from the coding sequence ATGGCACGAATGCACGCCAGAAGAAGAGGCAAGTCGAGTTCTGTTAGACCGGCACGCAGCGAAGCGCCCGCATGGTCCAACACGGACAAGGCAGCGATCGAGAAACTTATCGTCGATCTCCGCAAGGAAGGCACATCAAGCAGCATGATCGGTCTCGTTCTCCGGGACCGCTACGGCGTTCCCGATGTCAAGCTGGTCACCGGCAAGCGTATCGGCGACATCTTGAAAGAGAACCAGGTCAGCTCCGAGATCCCCGAGGATCTCCGCGACCTCATGATCAAGGCTCTGGGCCTGCGCAAGCACTTAACCGAGAACACCAAGGATCTGCACAACAAGCGCCAGCTCCATCTCGTCGAGGCCAAGATCCGCAGGCTCGTGCGGTATTACACCGGCACGAAGAAACTGCCCGCGGGCTTCACCTACAAGCCGGAGAACGCCGAGATCCTGCTGTCCAGGTAA